From a single Vespula pensylvanica isolate Volc-1 chromosome 24, ASM1446617v1, whole genome shotgun sequence genomic region:
- the LOC122636925 gene encoding cyclin-dependent kinase 7, which produces MTEKLRRYEKIDFLGEGQFATVYKAKDVKTGKIVAVKKIKVGSRAEARDGINRTALREIKLLQELKHDNVIGLLDVFGHKSNVSLVFDFMDTDLEVIIKDSNIVLTAGHIKAYMIQTLQGLDYLHFNWILHRDLKPNNLLVTSEGVLKIGDFGLAKFFGSPNRINTHQVVTRWYRAPELLYGARLYGTGIDMWAVGCILAELLLRAPFLPGESDLDQLTRIFQTLGTPTEETWPGMTELSDFIQFKPFPGTPLKHIFTAAGDDLLDLIASLLNVNPLERCTCDQALQMPYFSNKPSPTPGSRLPLPTTIKHQPEEKTSLKRKLLETIDGAPLAKRLQF; this is translated from the exons ATGACTGAGAAATTACGGAGAtatgaaaaaatcgattttctagGAGAAGGACAG TTTGCCACTGTTTACAAAGCAAAAGATGTAAAAACAGGAAAAATTGTAGCCGTTAAAAag ATAAAAGTCGGTAGCCGTGCCGAAGCTAGAGATGGTATAAACAGAACTGCTTTGAGAGAAATTAAGCTTTTACAGGAATTGAAACACGATAATGTGATTGGATTATTAG ATGTATTTGGTCACAAGTCCAATGTTTCATTGGTATTTGATTTTATGGATACAGATTTAGAAGTGATAATAAAAGACAGCAATATAGTCCTGACTGCTGGTCATATAAAGGCATATATGATTCAAACTCTCCAAGGTTTAGATTATTTGCACTTTAATTGGATACTTCATAGAGATTTGAAACCAAATAATTTATTGGTTACCTCTGAAGGAGTATTGAAAATAGGAGATTTTGGATTAGCCAAATTTTTTGGTTCTCCAAATAGAATAAACACTCATCAGGTGGTGACCAGATGGTATAGAGCCCCTGAACTACTTTATGGCGCAAGACTTTATGGAACAGGTATAGATATGTGGGCGGTCGGTTGTATATTAGCAGAGTTATTATTACGTGCACCCTTTTTACCCGGAGAATCGGATCTGGATCAACTTACCAGGATATTTCAG ACGTTAGGTACACCAACCGAAGAAACATGGCCAGGCATGACCGAATTGTCCGATTTTATTCAGTTTAAGCCTTTCCCAGGAACGCCATTAAAACATATATTCACTGCTGCGGGCGAtgatttattagatttaataGCCAGTCTGTTAAATGTCAATCCATTAGAGAGATGTACGTGTGACCAAGCTTTGCAAATGCCATATTTTAGCAATAAACCATCTCCAACGCCTGGATCTCGATTACCTCTTCCAACAACGATAAAACATCAACCGGAAGAAAAGACCAGTTTAAAGCGTAAATTACTGGAGACTATAGATGGTGCTCCTCTTGCTAAAAGACTGCAATTTTAA
- the LOC122637166 gene encoding eukaryotic initiation factor 4A-III, whose amino-acid sequence MVKEKEIAYIRIASKMAEVKSRRVAQAEDLSNVEFETSEDVEVIPTFDNMNLREELLRGIYAYGFEKPSAIQQRSIRPIMQGRDVIAQAQSGTGKTATFSIAILQSLDTEVRETQVLVLSPTRELATQIQKVILALGDFMNVQCHACIGGTNLGEDIRKLDYGQHVVSGTPGRVFDMIKRRVLRTRAIKMLVLDESDEMLNKGFKEQIYDVYRYLPPATQVVLVSATLPHEILEMTSKFMTDPIRILVKRDELTLEGIKQFFVAVEREEWKFDTLCDLYDTLTITQAVIFCNTKRKVDWLTEKMREANFTVCSMHGDMPQKERDNIMKEFRSGQSRVLITTDVWARGIDVQQVSLVINYDLPNNRELYIHRIGRSGRFGRKGVSINFVKTDDIRILRDIEQYYSTQIDEMPMNVADLI is encoded by the exons atggtaaaagaaaaagaaattgcttATATTCGTATCGCTAGCAAAATGGCTGAAGTAAAGTCACGTCGGGTTGCTCAAGCAGAAGATTTATCAAATGTGGAGTTTGAAACAAGTGAAGATGTCGAAGTTATTCCTACGTTTGATAATATGAACCTACGGGAGGAATTACTACGAGGGATTTACGCATACG GTTTTGAAAAGCCATCAGCCATACAACAAAGATCCATAAGACCTATAATGCAAGGCAGAGATGTGATAGCACAAGCACAATCTGGTACAGGAAAAACTGCAACTTTCTCAATCGCTATATTACAATCTTTGGATACGGAAGTACGAGAAACACAAGTACTTGTCCTTTCACCAACTCGAGAACTTGCTACTCAGATACAAAAGGTTATTCTTGCATTAGGTGACTTTATGAATGTGCAATGTCATGCATGCATAGGAGGTACAAATCTTGGGGAGGATATCAGAAAGCTCGATTACGGGCAACACGTAGTATCAGGCACACCTGGCAGAGTATTTG ATATGATAAAAAGGAGAGTACTTCGTACTAGGGCTATTAAAATGCTAGTACTCGATGAATCTGACGAAATGCTTAATAAAGGTTTCAAAGAACAAATTTATGACGTATATCGTTATTTACCACCGGCGACGCAAGTTGTTCTAGTGTCGGCTACGTTGCCTCATGAAATTCTTGAGATGACAAGTAAATTTATGACAGATCCTATTCGTATTCTTGTAAAGCG CGATGAGTTAACTTTAGAAGGAATAAAACAATTCTTTGTTGCGGTTGAACGAGAAGAATGGAAATTTGATACGCTCTGTGACTTATACGATACTTTAACTATTACTCAAGCggtaatattttgtaatacaaAACGCAAAGTCGATTGGCTaacagaaaaaatgagagaagccAATTTCACAGTATGTTCTATGCATGGAGATATGccacaaaaagagagagataacattATGAAAGAATTTCGTTCTGGACAAAG tcgAGTCCTAATCACAACTGACGTTTGGGCTAGAGGAATAGACGTCCAGCAAGTGTCGCTCGTCATTAATTACGATTTACCAAATAATCgtgaattatatattcatagaaTAGGTCGATCGGGTCGTTTTGGCCGAAAAGGTGTGTCGATTAATTTTGTCAAAACTGATGATATAAGAATCTTGAGAGATATAGAACAATATTATTCAACGCAAATCGACGAAATGCCTATGAATGTAGCCGatttaatataa
- the LOC122637163 gene encoding FERM domain-containing protein 8 yields METQEDCTIRRSQLVQRYPNDYKNDGHTPLPMMMNQAQYVNTGRVTARIAVYLMTGVFVTMEVEQSSTAQQILTIVQTEGELGLARAPPLIGQPVFALWLCSCQLEIQLRPNHKPIELAAKWNRLVKKYGSQMEGTDEEPLLYFRRNVFLSRYDEEQIKEAKVLELLYAEARHNVLQGRYPCEGQARYASLGALQARIEIGPYNSQTHTLAFFRRHRGRFLPHHYTSPSLLLGLGLGLGLVGGKGAPEARLLEQYKRIPNHTGTNTNPRKLIRKYLEFCWGLPCYGAAFFQGQIERPVRGLASWITNRDLQVLIAINTSGVYVVDDMQCSLLLGLKYSELSWEMAKPSDERNPDCLPCLFLQFPVRENGARVYKILQVFSRQAIMMDTLISGFAEENRNHSSHNDGTNSERQLDHSATTTYTGSFTNKLSKFTLATFDDEGRCIGQMGSWSFQ; encoded by the exons atggaGACACAAGAGGACTGCACGATTCGAAGGAGCCAACTGGTACAACGGTATccaaatgattataaaaacgaCGGACATACTCCACTTC CGATGATGATGAACCAAGCGCAGTATGTGAATACAGGAAGAGTTACTGCGCGTATAGCAGTATACCTAATGACCGGAGTGTTTGTAACGATGGAGGTTGAGCAAAGCTCGACTGCGCAACAAATTTTAACTATAGTACAAACGGAAGGAGAATTAGGATTAGCAAGAGCTCCACCTTTAATCGGACAGCCGGTATTTGCTTTATGGCTGTGCTCGTGCCAATTAGAGATTCAATTGAGACCAAATCACAAACCCATAGAATTAGCTGCCAAATGGAACCGTTTAGTTAAAAAATATGGTTCGCAAATGGAAGGAACCGACGAGGAACCTTTATTATACTTTCGTAGGAACGTGTTTCTTTCTAGATACGATGAAGAGCAAATAAAGGAAGCTAAAGTACTTGAACTGTTGTATGCAGAAGCAAGGCACAATGTTTTACAAG GTAGATATCCATGCGAAGGGCAAGCAAGATATGCAAGCTTAGGAGCATTGCAAGCACGTATTGAAATAGGCCCATATAACTCACAAACGCACACATTGGCATTTTTTAGAAGGCATCGAGGAAGATTTTTACCACATCATTACACATCACCGAGTCTTTTATTAGGATTAGGACTTGGTTTGGGTTTGGTGGGAGGTAAAGGAGCACCAGAAGCACGCCTTTTGGAACAATATAAACGAATACCTAATCATACTGGGACCAATACAAATCCAAGAAAGCTTATTAGGAAGTACCTTGAATTTTGCTGGGGCCTACCTTGTTACGGTGCTGCCTTCTTTCAAGGACAAATCGAACGTCCCGTAAGAGGACTGGCATCGTGGATTACGAATCGTGACTTACAAGTTTTGATCGCTATTAATACTTCAGGAGTATACGTGGTCGATGATATGCAATGC AGCCTTCTATTAGGATTGAAATACTCGGAATTAAGTTGGGAAATGGCAAAACCTTCTGACGAAAGAAATCCCGATTGTTTGCCCTGTTTGTTTCTACAATTCCCTGTAAGAGAAAATGGTGCGCgtgtttataaaattctacAAGTATTCTCGAGACaa GCAATAATGATGGACACTTTAATTTCTGGTTTTGCCGAGGAAAATCGTAATCACAGTTCTCACAACGATGGTACGAATAGCGAACGTCAATTGGATCATTCTGCGACTACCACCTACACCGGTAGTTTCACGAATAAACTTAGCAAATTTACTTTGGCAACGTTTGACGATGAAG GTCGATGCATCGGACAAATGGGTTCTTGGTCTTTCCAATAG
- the LOC122637174 gene encoding dynein regulatory complex subunit 7: protein SSSKRRGYGARWRGGEEEQRDDANRALSRGERTEPAILRSPSWLVNFRSGNSFECATFLTSLLLGQGYNAFVVFGYASREQVRCNRTKITCPYLPEDTKELEVSEEPDVNLIYKLKPPADLRSKFLLKLDAREKLKLETEIQREEEKQARIVIELEKPPPDKYYGYRVHAWVVVLPALNNMKGKQVTRPFFIEPSSGEMYDLTDPRTNLLYLGVESIWNDQNYWINMQRDSIGCDKINWNLTLTELWEHLLPGEPWTMRGVEDDVVEEDVKIEREKHLDMPSSYVKEIYISSLEFEKRYPRGHKTIFYKKVKVDLYAPYVQLDGIVEKITIYDDYEYTTPIEIYEKYANRNDNLIQSRQNLNTNYIIDYYERGRPDACKEHRYYNHESSPFIFSERTLCFYDVVRIDGLSEMHMYPYRLTQYYVNREDLLYYRNVEFSPEKGESTVEGIHYRYIHTITEKYHRNDLLPPSKDIAVREFVLTEKEIHLKFHYEDEKITRSTRVYKKPETGEHLNIHTAIIEEYNADTTSPPEKNLHLFYEIEKLLKEEDQCIFNIREAENEISSFIKKRTSEYLSPNLMISSFDRNRFETGKPIKDTASISSLEKIIKPADRLAPYLARIGNPKQISKAQAYLLREDCLNDFKQSEVNKANLILRESEKLTEKLNELQTLLTQNEDLTREEEDELVAKTNEITFNLQLLDMKLDRHKNLVPVRYKMLVELLEEDERLSILYNQ, encoded by the exons CCAGCGATCCTACGCTCCCCGTCGTGGTTAGTCAATTTTCGCAGCGGTAACAGTTTCGAGTGTGCAACATTTCTGACGAGTCTTCTACTAGGACAAGGATACAATGCGTTTGTAGTTTTTGGTTATGCATCCCGCGAACAAGTTCGATGCAACAGGACTAAAATCACCTGCCCGTATTTACCGGAAGATACAAAAGAATTAGAAGTATCGGAAGAACCCgatgttaatttaatatacaagTTGAAACCTCCTGCGGATCTTAGAAGCAAATTCTTATTAAAACTGGACGCCAGAGAGAAACTTAAACTGGAAACTGAGATTCAacgggaagaagaaaagcaagcTAGGATCGTAatc GAATTGGAAAAACCACCTCCGGATAAATATTATGGATATAGAGTTCACGCTTGGGTCGTCGTCTTACCTGCTCTTAATAATATGAAAGGAAAACAAGTTACACGTCCATTCTTTATCGAGCCCTCGTCCGGAGAAATGTACGATCTGACCGATCCTCGAACCAATCTTTTGTACCTAGGTGTAGAGAGTATCTGGAATGACCAAAATTATTGGATAAATATGCAGCGAGATTCGATCGGATGTGACAAAATAAATTGGAATTTAACTCTGACCGAGTTATGGGAGCATCTACTTCCCGGCGAACCATGGACTATGCGTGGCGTCGAGGATGATGTAGTCGAAGAAGATGTTAAAATAGAACGGGAGAAACACTTAGATATGCCCAGCTCTTAtgtgaaagaaatatacataagtaGTTTAG AGTTCGAGAAGCGATATCCGCGTGGTCACAAGacgatattttacaaaaaagtCAAAGTAGACTTGTATGCCCCTTATGTGCAGTTGGACGGAATagtagaaaaaataacgatatacgACGATTACGAATATACAACTCCGATCgaaatttacgaaaaatacGCCAATAGGAATGATAACTTGATACAATCGCGACAAAACTTGAATACTAACtacattatcgattattatgaaAGGGGTCGTCCTGACGCATGTAAAG AACATCGCTACTACAACCACGAAAGTAGTCCATTCATATTCAGCGAAAGGACGTTATGTTTCTACGACGTGGTTCGTATCGATGGATTATCAGAAATGCATATGTATCCTTACCGTTTAACGCAATATTACGTTAATCGCGAGGATCTCCTGTACTATAG AAACGTGGAGTTTTCGCCGGAAAAAGGCGAATCTACGGTAGAAGGAATACATTATCGTTATATTCAC ACGATAACCGAAAAATATCATAGAAACGATCTACTACCGCCGTCCAAAGATATCGCCGTACGAGAATTCGTTTtaacggagaaagagatacatctCAAATTTCATtacgaagatgaaaaaatcACGAGAAGTACGCGCGTATACAAGAAGCCAGAAACGGGAGAACATCTCAATATTCATACTGCCATCATCGAAGAATACAAC GCAGATACTACCTCACCGCCTGAAAAAAACTTGCATCTATTttacgaaatagaaaagttaCTAAAGGAAGAAGACCAATGCATATTTAATATCAGAGAAGCTgagaatgaaatttcttcgttcataaaaaaacgaacgagtgaATATTTAAGTCCAAACTTAATGATTTCTTCGTTTGATAGAAACAGATTTGAAACGGGAAAACCTATAAAG GATACAGCATCGATAtcttctttagaaaaaattataaaacctGCTGATCGCTTAGCTCCGTACTTAGCACGAATAGGAAATCCAAAGCAAATAAGTAAAGCTCAAGCATATCTGTTACGAGAAGATTGTCTAAATGATTTTAAGCAATCGGAAGTGAATAAAGCGAATCTTATTTTACGCGAATCTGAGAAACTTACAGAGAAGCTAAATGAATTGCAAACGTTATTAACACAG AATGAAGATTTAACacgggaagaagaagatgaactCGTAGCAAAAACCAACGAAATAACCTTTAATCTGCAATTATTAGATATGAAGTTGGATCGTCATAAGAATTTAGTTCCCGTACGATATAAAATGCTGGTAGAGCTTTTGGAGGAAGACGAACGTCTCTCCATTCTCTACAACCAATAA